The Papaver somniferum cultivar HN1 chromosome 3, ASM357369v1, whole genome shotgun sequence genome includes a region encoding these proteins:
- the LOC113357018 gene encoding protein PIN-LIKES 7-like — protein MGFFTLLEVATMPVLQVLIISILGAYMATNYCNLLTADARRQMNKIVFVVFTPSLMFASLAKTVTLQDIISWWFMPINIGLVFLIGGSLGWVVVKILKPEPHLEGLVIATCSAGNLGNLMLIVVPAICNEKGSPFGDQNICNSVGLSYASFSMALGGFFIWSYTYHLIRTSGITYRAMQLAKETIPKLPNKDFDADGETKLLKEDDEEEKFAVVVSSPDLYDEQNETLAIITQTSSGKVVADEKQSVSDKIVSVLHQIVEELLAPPTVGAILGFAFGATPWLKSLIIGDGAPLRVIQDSIKLLGDGTIPCITLILGGNLTQGLRSARLKPMVIIGVIVVRYMILPVIGMGVVKAAGDFGLLPADPLFRYVLMLQFTLPPAMNIGTMTQLFDVGQEECSILFLWTYLVASLAITLWSTVYMYILS, from the exons ATGGGATTTTTTACGCTATTAGAGGTGGCAACCATGCCTGTATTACAGGTTCTGATCATCAGTATTCTGGGGGCTTACATGGCTACTAACTACTGCAATCTTCTTACAGCTGACGCTCGCCGACAAATGAACAAG ATTGTATTTGTTGTGTTCACTCCATCTCTCATGTTTGCAAGTTTGGCTAAGACTGTAACCCTCCAAGACATCATCTCATG GTGGTTTATGCCAATCAATATTGGGCTAGTATTTCTAATCGGGGGAAGCCTCGGATGGGTAGTTGTTAAAATCCTGAAACCTGAGCCTCATCTTGAAGGCCTTGTCATTGCTACATGTTCTGCAG GAAACTTGGGAAACCTTATGTTGATAGTAGTCCCTGCAATCTGTAATGAAAAAGGTAGCCCATTTGGTGATCAGAATATTTGCAACAGTGTCGGGCTCTCGTATGCATCATTCTCAATGGCG CTTGGAGGCTTCTTCATTTGGTCCTACACCTACCATCTTATACGAACCTCGGGCATAACATACAGGGCAATGCAATTGGCTAAAGAGACTATCCCAAAGTTACCTAATAAGGATTTTGATGCCGATGGAGAAACTAAACTTCTaaaagaagatgacgaagaagaaaaatttgcTGTAGTTGTGTCATCTCCAGATCTCTATGACGAACAAAATGAAACCCTTGCT ATTATCACACAAACATCATCTGGAAAAGTAGTTGCCGACGAGAAACAATCGGTCTCTGACAAAATAGTATCAGTTCTTCACCAAATCGTGGAAGAGTTGCTTGCTCCTCCAACTGTTGGTGCA ATTTTGGGTTTCGCTTTTGGAGCAACCCCATGGCTAAAAAGTCTCATCATTGGTGATGGAGCTCCTTTGAGAGTCATCCAAGATTCCATCAAATTACTAGG gGATGGAACAATACCCTGTATTACTCTTATACTAGGAGGAAACCTCACCCAAGGTTTACGTTCAGCAAGATTAAAGCCTATGGTGATCATCGGAGTTATTGTCGTGCGATATATGATCCTTCCAGTGATCGGTATGGGTGTTGTCAAAGCAGCAGGTGATTTTGGTCTACTGCCAGCTGACCCATTGTTCCGATACGTCCTAATGTTACAATTTACTCTGCCACCTGCCATGAATATCG GTACCATGACACAATTATTTGATGTGGGTCAAGAAGAGTGTTCCATTCTGTTCTTGTGGACATACTTGGTTGCTTCTCTTGCCATTACCCTTTGGTCAACTGTGTACATGTACATCTTATCTTGA